Part of the Halopseudomonas maritima genome, AGCCCAAGTACAACGTACTGCTGGCCATTGGCGCGCTGTTCAGCACCATCGTACTGGCGGTGCTGGGGCTGGCGCCGATTGTCTCGCTGTCGCTGACGGCAGGCCTGTTGGCGCAGCTGGCCCATCTTGGTGTGCCGATCATGACGCCGGCGGTGGGGCTGATGTGCGGCTTCTCACTGGCCATGATCTTCTCGCCCTTTGGGCCGTCCACCCTTATCCTGTCGCGCTACAGTGGCGAGTCGCCCTACCGGGTGGCCTTCGGCTGGAACGGGCGCTTTGTCGTCAGTGTCATGCCGCTGCTGCTGTTGCTGATTTTCTTTACCTACTTGCAGCAAAGCTGAGATGCCTGAATTACCTGAAGTCGAAACGACGCGGCGCGGTATAGCGCCCCATTTGCAGGGCCAGCGGGTGCGCCGTCTGGTGGTGCGTGAGCGGCGGCTGCGTTGGCCGATCCCCGAAGACCTGGCGATCCAGATCGAAGGGCAGCGCTTTGACGCCATCGAGCGGCGGGCCAAATACCTGCTGATGCGCATTGGCGGCGGCACTCTGATTGGTCACCTGGGCATGTCGGGGAGCCTGCGTCTGGTGCCCGCCGGCACACCGCCCGGCAAGCACGATCATGTGGATATCGAACTGGAGTCGGGCATGGCGCTGCGCTACACCGACCCGCGCCGTTTTGGTGCGCTGCTCTGGGCCCGTGCTGACGAGCCCCACGCGCTGCTTGGCAAGCTGGGGCCCGAGCCGCTGTCGGCCGCCTTCGACGGCGAGCGGCTGTATCAGCTGTCGCGTGGCAAGGGGACGGCGGTCAAGCCCTTCATCATGGATAACGCGATCGTGGTGGGAGTGGGCAACATTTACGCCAGCGAGGCGCTGTTTGCCGCCGGCATCGATCCGCGCCGCGAGGCCGGGCGCATCAGCCGCCAGCGCTATCAGCGCCTTGCCGAGGAGATCAAGCGCATTCTGGCAGCCGCCATCGAGCGTGGCGGCACCACACTGCGTGACTTCGTTGGGGGTGACGGGCAGCCGGGCTATTTCAAGCAGGAATTGTTCGTCTACGGACGCGGCGGGCAGCTGTGCAAACAGTGCGGCACGACCCTCTCCGAGGTCCGTCTGGGGCAGCGCAGTTCGGTATTCTGTCGCAACTGTCAGCGCTGAGGTGGGTGATTTGCAGGCGGGTGCGTTCCGTATTCGCGTGATTGTGCCTACAATGCAAGGGACGCCGACGGCCCAGAGGAATTGGGCGGGCGAGATAATCAATGCCTTTCGGGCCACAACCAGGGATTAACTATGCGCCTGTTACGTCATTCCACCGCACTTATTGCCGGCCTGCTGATGAGCGCCAGCGTCATGGCTGCGGACTCTTATAACGAATACCACCAGGACGAGCCGGGCTACTTTGCCATGGTCGGGGATCTGGTCATCGCTCGCCCGCTGCTGCTGGGTGTGACGCTGGTTGGCGCGGGCGCCTTCCTGGTCAGCCTGCCGTTCAGCGCCATGGGTGGCAACGTGGGTGAGGCCGGTCACGAGCTGGTAATTCGCCCGGCCGAAGAGACCTTTGTACGCTGTCTGGGCTGCAGCCGCGCCGGTTATGGCCGCAAGCAGCAGGACGAAGTGCGCTGATCGACCCGCACGGCTGAGCCATGCAACGGGTCGGCGCAGTAGGGTGGGCCAGGCTGCAGCCAACACGGTGGCAGCATCGCTGAGGTGCGCCTGAGTAGCAAGCTGGTGCCGCTGCTGCGCCCGCTCGGGCTGTTGCTCGGGCTGGCGCTGGTGGTGTTGCTGTTTCTCAGAAGCCCGCCACTGGCGCTGCTGGTCGCCGGCGTGGCGCTGTTTTTGCTGGGCATGCGCTATCTGGAAGATGGCTTTCGCGCCTTCACCGGTGGTGCGCTGGAACGCTGGCTGGCAGTCAGCACCGACCGGCTTTGGAAAAGCCTCACCTTCGGTACCCTGAGTACCGCGCTGGTGCAATCCAGCTCCCTCGTGACGCTACTCAGTATCGCCTTTCTCAGCGCCGGGCTGATTAGCCTGACGGCGGGTATCGGCATCGTCTTTGGCGCTAACCTCGGTACCACCACGGGCGCCTGGCTGATTGCGCTGGTGGGCCTTAAGCTGGATCTAGCGCAGGTTGGCATGCCGCTGCTGGTGTTTGGCGTGGTGTTGGAGCGCAACCGTCAGGCGC contains:
- the mutM gene encoding bifunctional DNA-formamidopyrimidine glycosylase/DNA-(apurinic or apyrimidinic site) lyase, which gives rise to MPELPEVETTRRGIAPHLQGQRVRRLVVRERRLRWPIPEDLAIQIEGQRFDAIERRAKYLLMRIGGGTLIGHLGMSGSLRLVPAGTPPGKHDHVDIELESGMALRYTDPRRFGALLWARADEPHALLGKLGPEPLSAAFDGERLYQLSRGKGTAVKPFIMDNAIVVGVGNIYASEALFAAGIDPRREAGRISRQRYQRLAEEIKRILAAAIERGGTTLRDFVGGDGQPGYFKQELFVYGRGGQLCKQCGTTLSEVRLGQRSSVFCRNCQR
- a CDS encoding multidrug transporter is translated as MRLLRHSTALIAGLLMSASVMAADSYNEYHQDEPGYFAMVGDLVIARPLLLGVTLVGAGAFLVSLPFSAMGGNVGEAGHELVIRPAEETFVRCLGCSRAGYGRKQQDEVR